A single region of the Gorilla gorilla gorilla isolate KB3781 chromosome 1, NHGRI_mGorGor1-v2.1_pri, whole genome shotgun sequence genome encodes:
- the LOC101136189 gene encoding olfactory receptor 2M2, whose product MAWENQTFNSDFILLGIFNHSPPHTFLFFLVLGIFLVAFMGNSVMVLLIYLDTQLHTPMYFLLSQLSLMDLMLICTTVPKMAFNYLSGSKSISMAGCVTQIFFYISLSGSECFLLAVMAYDRYIAICHPLRYTNLMSPKICGLMTAFSWILGSTDGIIDAVATFCFSYCGSREIAHFFCEFPSLLILSCNDTSIFEEVIFICCIVMLVFPVAIIITSYARVILAVIHMGSGEGRRKAFTTCSSHLMVVGMYYGAALFMYIRPTSDRSPMQDKMVSVFYTILTPMLNPLIYSLRNKEVTRAFMKILGKGKSGE is encoded by the coding sequence ATGGCATGGGAGAATCAGACCTTCAACTCCGACTTCATCCTCCTGGGAATCTTCAATCACAGCCCACCACacaccttcctcttctttctggtCCTGGGCATCTTTTTAGTGGCCTTCATGGGAAACTCTGTCATGGTTCTCCTCATCTACCTGGACACCCAGctccacacccccatgtacttcCTCCTCAGCCAACTGTCCCTCATGGACCTCATGCTCATCTGCACCACCGTACCCAAGATGGCCTTCAACTACCTGTCTGGCAGCAAGTCCATTTCTATGGCTGGTTGTGTCACACAAATTTTCTTCTATATATCACTGTCTGGctctgaatgttttcttttggctGTTATGGCTTATGACCGCTATATTGCTATTTGCCACCCTCTAAGATACACCAATCTCATGAGTCCTAAAATTTGTGGACTTATGACTGCCTTCTCCTGGATCCTGGGCTCTACAGATGGAATCATTGATGCTGTAGCCACATTTTGCTTCTCCTATTGTGGGTCTCGGGAAATAGCCCACTTCTTCTGTGAATTCCCTTCCCTACTAATCCTCTCATGCAACGACACATCAATATTTGAAGAGGTTATTTTCATCTGCTGTATAGTGATGCTTGTTTTCCCTGTTGCAATCATCATCACTTCCTATGCTCGAGTTATTCTGGCTGTCATTCACATGGGATCTGGAGAGGGTCGTCGCAAAGCTTTCACGACCTGTTCCTCTCACCTCATGGTGGTGGGAATGTACTATGGAGCAGCTTTGTTCATGTACATACGGCCCACATCTGATCGCTCCCCTATGCAGGACAAGATGGTGTCTGTATTCTACACCATCCTCACTCCCATGCTGAATCCCCTCATCTACAGCCTCCGCAACAAGGAGGTGACCAGAGCGTTCATGAAGATCTTAGGAAAGGGCAAGTCTGGAGAGTGA